Sequence from the Burkholderia stabilis genome:
CGTCACCGGCAAAGACAAGGGCAAGCGCGGCGTCGTGCTGGCTGTCGGTGCTGAACATGTGACGGTTGAAGGTATCAACCTCGTCAAGAAGCATGTGAAGCCGAACCCGATGAAGGGTACGACGGGCGGCGTGGAAGCGAAGACGATGCCCCTGCATATTTCGAACGTCGCACTGGTCGACGCGAATGGCAAGGCGTCGCGTGTTGGCATCAAGGTCGAGGAAGGCAAGAAGGTTCGCTTCCTGAAGACGACCGGTGCCGTACTGAGCGCCTGACGCAGCGGAGTAAAAAATGGCTCGTTTTCAAGAGTTTTACAAAGAAAAGGTTGTGCCCGGCCTGATCGAGAAGTTCGGTTACAAGTCGGTCATGGAAGTGCCGCGCATCACCAAGATCACGCTGAACATGGGTCTTGGCGAAGCGATCGCTGACAAGAAGATCATCGAGAACGCCGTTGGCGACCTCACGAAGATCGCTGGTCAGAAGCCGGTCGTGACGAAGGCACGCAAGGCAATCGCGGGCTTCAAGATCCGCCAGGGTTACCCGATCGGCGCGATGGTGACGCTGCGCGGCCAGGCGATGTATGAATTCCTCGACCGTTTCGTGACCGTTGCCCTGCCCCGCGTGCGTGACTTCCGCGGTGTGTCGGGTCGTGCCTTCGATGGCCGCGGCAACTACAACATCGGTGTGAAAGAGCAGATCATTTTCCCCGAAATCGACTACGACAAGATCGACGCACTGCGTGGGCTGAACATCAGCATCACGACGACTGCGAAGACCGACGACGAAGCAAAGGCTCTGCTCGCCAGCTTCAAGTTCCCGTTCAGAAACTGAGGTTACCGTGGCTAAACTGGCACTGATCGAACGTGAAAAGAAGCGCGCCCGCCTGGTCGCGAAGTTCGCAGCAAAGCGCGATGCGCTGAAGGCGATCGTCGAAGACCAAAGCAAGTCGGAAGAAGAGCGCTACGAAGCACGCCTGGAGCTGCAGCAACTGCCCCGCAACGCAAACCCGACCCGCCAGCGTAACCGCTGCGCGATCACGGGCCGTCCGCGCGGCACGTTCCGTAAATTCGGCCTCGCGCGTAACAAGATTCGTGAAATCGCATTCCGTGGCGAGATTCCTGGCCTGACCAAGGCGAGCTGGTAATAGGAGAAACGTAAATGAGCATGAGTGATCCTATCGCCGATATGCTGACTCGCATCCGCAACGCGCAGATGGTCGAGAAGGTATCGGTCGCGATGCCCTCGTCGAAGGTCAAGGTTGCAATCGCGCAAGTCCTGAAGGACGAAGGTTATATCGACGATTTCGCGGTGAAGGCTGAAGGCGCGAAGGCAGAACTGAACATCGCGCTGAAGTACTACGCTGGCCGTCCGGTCATCGAACGCCTCGAGCGCGTGTCGAAGCCTGGCCTGCGCGTCTACCGCGGTCGTAACGACATTCCGCAGGTCATGAATGGCCTCGGCGTGGCAATCGTGTCGACGCCGAAGGGCGTGATGACCGACCGCAAGGCGCGCGCTACCGGCGTCGGCGGCGAAGTCATCTGCTACGTCGCTTAAAGCCGAGGAGAGAGAAACATGTCTCGAGTAGGTAAGAGCCCGATCGCGCTGCAAGGCGCGGAAGTCAAGCTGGCCGACGGTGCTATCACCGTCAAGGGCCCGCTGGGCACCATCACGCAAGCGATCAATCCGCTCGTGAACGTGGCGAACAACGACGGCACGCTGAATCTGGCACCGGTCGACGAAAGCCGCGAAGCAAATGCACTGTCGGGCACGATGCGCGCGATCATCGCGAATGCCGTGCACGGCGTGACCAAGGGTTTCGAGCGCAAGCTGACGCTGGTTGGCGTCGGTTACCGTGCGCAAGCGCAAGGCGACAAGCTGAACCTGTCGCTGGGTTTCTCGCACCCGGTGGTGCACCAGATGCCGGAAGGCGTCAAGGCTGAAACCCCGACGCAAACCGAAATCGTGATCAAGGGGATCAACAAGCAACAAGTCGGTCAAGTAGCTGCGGAAGTCCGCGGTTACCGTCCGCCGGAGCCCTACAAGGGCAAGGGCGTGCGCTATTCCGACGAGGTTGTGATCCTCAAAGAAACGAAGAAGAAGTAAGGGTGCGCAATCATGGATAAGACTCAATCTCGCCTGCGCCGCGCTCGCCAGACGCGTATCAAGATCGCTGAGCTGCAGGTCGCGCGTCTCGCCGTGCATCGCACGAACACGCACATCTACGCTCAAGTGTTCTCGCCCTGCGGCACCAAGGTGCTCGCCAGTGCATCGACGCTCGAAGCAGAAGTGCGCGCTGAACTGGCCGACAAGTCGGGCAAGGGCGGCAACGTTAATGCCGCGACGCTGATCGGCAAGCGTATTGCCGAGAAGGCAAAGGCTGCCGGCATCGAATCCGTCGCCTTCGACCGCTCGGGCTTCCGCTACCATGGCCGCGTCAAGGCGCTGGCTGAGGCAGCTCGTGAAGCTGGGCTCAAGTTCTAAGGAAGGAATTCGTCATGGCAAAGATGCAAGCGAAAGTTCAGGCTGACGAGCGCGACGACGGCCTTCGTGAAAAGATGATTTCGGTCAACCGCGTGACCAAGGTCGTGAAGGGTGGCCGTATTCTCGGCTTCGCCGCACTGACCGTGGTTGGCGACGGCGATGGCCGCATCGGTATGGGCAAGGGCAAGGCGAAGGAAGTGCCGGTTGCCGTCCAGAAGGCAATGGAACAAGCTCGTCGCAACATGTTCAAGGTGCCGCTCAAGAACGGCACGCTGCAACACGAAGTGCACGGCAAGCATGGCGCATCGGCTGTCCTCCTCGCTCCGGCGAAGGCAGGTACGGGCGTGATCGCCGGCGGCCCGATGCGCGCAGTGTTCGACGTGATGGGCGTTCAGAACGTTGTGGCAAAGAGCCACGGTTCGACGAACCCGTACAACCTCGTTCGCGCCACGCTGGACGGCCTGCGTAAGCAGTCCACCCCGGCAGACATCGCGGCGAAGCGCGGCAAGTCCGTCGAAGAAATTTTGGGCTAAGCCCGGGTGGTCACCATGTCTGAAAAAACTGTCAAGGTTCAGCTCGTTAAGAGCCTGATCGGGACCCGCGAATCGCACCGCGCGACCGTGCGTGGCCTGGGCCTGCGCCGACTCAATTCGGTCAGCGAGCTTCAGGACACGCCGGCGGTCCGCGGCATGATCAACAAGGTCTCGTACCTCGTTAAGGTCATCGCGTAAGCGGCCCTACGGATCAAGGAGTTGATATGGAATTGAATAACCTGAAGCCGGCAGCTGGCGCCAAGCACGCCAAGCGTCGCGTCGGCCGTGGCATCGGTTCGGGCCTCGGCAAGACGGCTGGCCGTGGTCACAAGGGTCAGAAATCGCGTTCGGGCGGCTTCCACAAAGTCGGTTTCGAAGGCGGTCAGATGCCGCTGCAACGTCGTCTGCCGAAGCGCGGCTTCACGTCGCTGACGAAGGAATTCGTCGGTGAAGTGCGCCTGGGCGACCTCGAGAAGCTGCCGGTCGACGAGATCGATCTGCTCGCACTGAAGCAAGCCGGCCTGGTCGGCGAGCTGACGAAGAGCGCAAAGATCATCGCGACGGGCGAACTGAAGCGCAAGATCGTCGTGAAGGGTCTCGGTGCCACCAAGGGTGCGCGCGCTGCGATCGAAGCGGCTGGCGGTTCGTTCGCCGAGTGACACGCGTAGCGCGTCGTCACTTGCATTCATCGGAGAAGGTACTTGGCTAACAGCCCGAGTCTTGCAAAACCCGGTCGAAGCACGGCGAAATTCGGCGATCTGCGTCGGCGAGCGATGTTCCTGCTCCTGGCGCTGATCGTCTATCGCATCGGCGCGCACATTCCCGTGCCGGGCATCGATCCGGATCAACTGGCTAAGCTGTTCCAGAGCCAGGCGGGTGGCATCCTAGGCATGTTCAACATGTTCTCGGGTGGCGCACTTTCCCGCTTCACGATCTTTGCGCTGGGGATCATGCCGTACATTTCGGCGTCGATCATCATGCAGTTGCTGGCGATTGTTTCGCCGCAGCTCGAGGCGCTGAAGAAGGAAGGGCAGGCAGGGCAACGGAAGATCACGCAGTACACACGGTATTTCACCGTGGTGCTCGCGACCTTCCAGGCATTCGGTATCGCGGCTGCGCTGGAAAACCAGCCGGGCCTCGTCACCGACCCCGGCATGCTGTTCCGACTGACGACGGTCGTGACGCTGGTTACTGGCACGATGTTCCTGATGTGGCTCGGCGAGCAGATTACCGAGCGTGGTCTGGGCAACGGTATTTCGATCATCATCTTCGGCGGGATCGCAGCAGGGTTCCCGAATGCCGTCGGTGGGTTGTTCGAGCTGGTGCGTACGGGTTCGATGAGCATCATTTCGGCGATCATCATCGTCGTTCTGATTGCCGCGGTGACTTACCTGGTCGTGTTCATCGAACGCGGTCAGCGCAAGATCCTCGTGAACTACGCGAAGCGCCAGGTTGGCAACAAGATCTACGGTGGGCAGTCGTCGCACCTGCCGCTGAAGCTGAACATGTCGGGCGTGATTCCGCCGATCTTTGCATCGTCGATCATCCTGTTCCCGGCAACGATTCTCGGCTGGTTCAGTACCGGTCAGCCGACGGGAAGCTGGATTTCCAATACGTTGCATAACGTTGCGGAAGCGCTGAAACCGGGCCAGCCGGTCTATGTGCTGCTGTACACGCTGGCAATCGTGTTTTTCTGCTTCTTTTACACCGCGCTGGTGTTCAACAGCAGGGAAACCGCGGACAACCTGAAGAAAAGCGGCGCGTTTGTTCCGGGCATCCGTCCGGGCGATCAGACCGCACGATATATCGACCGCATCCTCACGCGTCTGACGCTGGCCGGTGCGATCTACATCGTCTTCGTGTGTCTGCTGCCGGAATTTCTGGTGCTGCGCTGGAACGTGCCGTTTTATTTTGGTGGAACGTCGCTGCTGATCATTGTCGTCGTCACGATGGACTTTATGGCGCAGGTGCAGTCGTACGTTATGTCGCAACAGTATGAGTCACTGCTCAAGAAGGCGAACTTCAAGGGCGGCAACATCCCGATGCGTTAAGGACTATGGCCAAAGACGATGTAATCCAGATGCAGGGAGAGGTGATTGAAAACCTCCCGAATGCGACCTTCCGTGTGAAGCTGGAAAACGGCCATGTCGTGTTGGGGCATATCTCCGGAAAGATGCGGATGCACTACATCCGCATCCTGCCGGGCGACAAGGTGACGGTTGAGTTGACGCCTTACGATCTGTCTCGTGCGCGGATCGTGTTCCGGGCGAAGTGATTTGAAAAAAGGGTATTATCATGAAAGTGATGGCATCGGTTAAGCGCATTTGCCGCAATTGCAAGATCATCAAGCGCAAAGGCGTCGTTCGCGTGATCTGCAGCTCGGATCCGCGCCACAAGCAGCGCCAAGGCTGACCGCGCGTTTGTTTGCGCTTTTTGTTTGAGGAAAAACAATGGCTCGTATCGCAGGGGTTAACATCCCGAATCACCAGCACACCGAGATCGGCCTGACGGCTATCTTTGGTGTCGGCCGCACCCGTTCGCGCAGCATCTGCGTGGCAGCTGGCGTCGATTTTTCGAAGAAGGTCAAGGATCTGACCGACGCAGACCTGGAAAAGCTGCGTGAAGAAGTGGGCAAGTTTGTCGTCGAAGGCGATCTGCGCCGTGAAGTGACGATGAACATCAAGCGCCTGATGGACCTCGGTTGCTACCGTGGCGTCCGTCATCGCAAGGGCCTGCCGATGCGCGGTCAGCGTACGCGTACGAACGCACGTACTCGCAAGGGTCCGCGTCGTGCAGCGCAAGCGCTGAAGAAGTAAGCGGAACTGACAGTTACAGGAAAACGTAATGGCTAAGGCTTCGAACACCGCGGCGCAACGCGTTCGCAAGAAGGTTAAGAAGAACGTCGCTGAAGGTGTGGTTCACGTCCACGCGTCGTTCAACAACACGATCATCACGATCACCGATCGCCAAGGCAACGCGCTGGCATGGGCGACGTCGGGCGGCCAGGGCTTCAAGGGCTCGCGCAAATCGACGCCGTTCGCTGCTCAGGTCGCAGCCGAGTCGGCTGGCCGCGTCGCGATGGAATACGGCGTGAAGAATCTGGAAGTGCGGATCAAGGGCCCGGGCCCGGGTCGTGAGTCGGCAGTGCGCGCACTGCACGGCCTCGGCATCAAGATCACCGCGATTTCGGGCGTCACCCCGATTCCGCACAACGGCTGCCGCCCGCCGAAGCGTCGTCGTATCTAAGGATGTGCTGGCACGTTCGTGCTAGCGCATTGCCTGTCGCCGCCTAGCGTCGACGGGCGTTGCTTTTTTGATTGACTAAGCCCACCGTTCGCCCCAAAGGGAGCGGACTAGCGCGGATTTCGATCCGCGTGACTGATTGATAAAGGAATGCAAAGTGGCACGTTATATCGGCCCCAAAGCCAAGCTGTCCCGCCGTGAAGGCACCGACCTGTTCCTGAAGAGCGCGCGCCGCTCGCTCGCCGACAAGTGCAAGCTCGACAGCAAGCCGGGTCAGCACGGCCGTACCTCGGGCGCACGTACGTCCGACTACGGTACGCAGCTGCGTGAAAAGCAGAAGGTCAAGCGTATCTACGGTGTGCTGGAGCGTCAGTTCCGCCGCTATTTCGCCGAAGCCGACCGCCGCAAGGGCAACACGGGTGAAAACCTGCTGCAACTGCTCGAGTCGCGTCTCGACAACGTCGTGTATCGCATGGGCTTCGGCTCGACCCGCGCTGAAGCGCGTCAGCTGGTGAGCCACAAGTCGATCACCGTGAACGGCGTCGTCGCGAACGTCCCGTCGCAGCAAGTGAAGGCGGGTGACATCGTCGCGATCCGCGAAAAGGCGAAGAAGCAAGCGCGTATCGTCGAAGCGCTGTCGCTGGCCGAGCAAGGCGGCATGCCGAGCTGGGTTGCAGTCGATGCGAAGAAGTTCGAAGGCACGTTCAAGCAAATGCCGGAACGCGCTGACATCGCAGGCGACATCAACGAAAGCCTGATCGTCGAATTGTATTCGCGTTAATCCGATTGACGGCCGAGGTACCCCGATTGCGTCGCGCAAGGAGGGGCCTCGGCTGTTTATTTTCTGGTTGTTACCGGTCAGCCTTATCGGTGTAACGAGCCGAGGGTATTGAAAAGGAAAGCCCATGCAAACCAGTTTGCTGAAACCCAAGATCATCGCCGTGGAATCGCTTGGCGAGAACCACGCGAGGGTGGTCATGGAACCGTTCGAACGCGGTTACGGCCATACCTTGGGCAATGCGCTTCGCCGCGTGCTTCTGTCGTCGATGGTTGGCTACGCGCCGACCGAAGTGACGATCGCCGGTGTGGTGCACGAGTACTCGACGCTTGATGGCGTGCAGGAAGACGTCGTCAACCTGCTGCTGAACCTGAAGGGCGTGGTGTTCAAGCTGCATAACCGCGACGAAGTGACGGTTACGCTGCGCAAGGAAGGTGAAGGCGTCGTCACGGCCGGCGATATCGAGCTGGCGCACGACTGCGAAGTCATCAACCCGAATCACGTGATCGCACACCTGTCGAAGGGCGGCAAGCTCGACGTTCAGATCAAGATCGAGAAGGGTCGTGGCTATGTGCCCGGCAACGTCCGTCGCTACGGCGAAGACACGGCCAAGATCATCGGCCGCATCGTCCTCGACGCATCGTTCTCGCCGGTTCGCCGCGTGAGCTACGCAGTCGAAAGCGCACGTGTCGAGCAGCGTACCGACCTCGACAAGCTCGTGATGAACATCGAAACGAGCGGCGTGATCACGCCGGAAGAAGCGATCCGTCAATCGGCCCGCATCCTGGTCGACCAGCTGTCCGTGTTCGCGGCGCTGGAAGGCACGGAAACGGCTGCCGAAGCGCCGTCGCGTGCACCGCAGATCGATCCGATCCTGCTGCGTCCGGTGGACGATCTCGAGCTGACGGTTCGTTCGGCGAACTGCCTGAAGGCCGAGAACATCTACTACATCGGCGACCTGATCCAGCGCACGGAAAACGAGCTGCTGAAGACGCCGAACCTCGGTCGCAAGTCGCTCAACGAGATCAAGGAAGTGCTCGCTTCGCGCGGTCTCACGCTGGGCATGAAGCTCGAGAACTGGCCGCCGGCTGGTCTCGACAAGTAAGCCCGGTTGTTGCTGTAGTTGGCAAAGATGCGGATTTTCCTTTAAAATCCGCATCTTGCTTTTTTCGCTACCGGCCCGTGCACCCTTCGAGGTGCGATAGAAGAGCTGGATCAAAACTTTGAATCAAGGAAACTGAAATGCGCCATCGTCATGGTCTGCGGAAACTGAACCGCACGAGCAGCCACCGTCTGGCTATGCTCCGTAACATGTCCAACTCGCTGATCGAGCACGAAGTCATCAAGACGACGCTGCCGAAGGCGAAGGAACTCCGTAAAGTCGTCGAGCCGCTGATCACGCTCGGCAAGAAGCCGTCGCTGGCAAACCGTCGCCTGGCGTTCAACCGCCTGCGCGATCGTGACTCGGTGGCGAAGCTGTTCGACGTGCTCGGTCCGCGTTTCGCGAACCGTCCGGGCGGCTACCTGCGCGTGCTGAAGTTCGGCTTCCGCGTTGGCGACAACGCACCGATGGCACTGGTCGAGCTGCTCGATCGTCCGGAAGTCGACGAAACGGAAAACGTGCAAGAAGCTGAATAAGCTTCCGGTACGCAGCAGTATCTGAAAGGGGCCGAGCGATTGCTTGGCCCTTTTTGTTTTTGAGATCCGGCTGCGATCGATTGTCGCAGGCCGGCACCGGCAGCGTTGCGCGGGCTGCGCTACGATACAGGGCAGCCGGCGCGGTCCCTGGACGGGCAATCCGCGTCGGCAGGAGCCGGTCGACCAGCCAGGAGGGCGCGGATGATAGTGGTGCTGATGCTGACGACGGTGCCCGATGCGGCGACGGCCGCGGTGCTTGCCGACGGCGCGCTCGACGCGCGGTTTGCGGCATGCGTGTCGGAGCTCGGCGCGATCAAGTCGCGCTATCACTGGCAGGGCAAGGTCGAAACGGCCGACGAGATCCAGTTGCTGTTCAAAACGAGCCCCATGCGGGCGCTCGAACTGGAGCGATTTATTCTCGCGCATCATCCTTACGAGACGCCCGAAATCGTCTCGTGGCAGGCGACGGCATCGGCCGCGTACGGCCAGTGGGTGACCAGCGAAACTCAACGTCTATTTCATGTTTAACGGTATGACGCTTCCGGTGCGCGTGCGCGCGCTGCGGTTCCTTGCAGTCCTGTTGTCGTTCGTGCTCCTGCTGGGCGGCCTGTCGGTCGCGCGCGCGGCGGACGATTTCCTCGATCCGTCGGTGGCGTTCAAGTTCAGTGCGAGCGAAGCGCCTGGGCAAGTGGACGTCCGCTTCAAGGTCGCCAACGGTTATTACCTGTACCGAGAGCGGTTCGCATTCGCAGTGAAAAGCGGGCAGGCGACGCTCGGCGAGCCGCAATTCCCGGCCGGCCACGTGAAGTTCGACCAGACGTTCCAGAAGGAAGTCGAAACCTATCGCGACGAAGTCGTGGTTCATGTGCCCGTCAAGCAGGCGTCGGGGCCGTTCGAGCTCACGGTGACGTCGCAGGGGTGTGCGGACGAAGGGATCTGCTATCCGCCGGCCGAGCACGTCGTGAAGGTAGACGGCGCCGCGCTCGGCGCGGCCGTATCGTCGTCCGGCGAAGCGGCTGCCGCGGGCAGCTGGTTCGACAAGGTCACGAGTGCCGACTTCGCGCAGTCGCTGCTCGAAGGGCACGGCTTCTTCACGATCATCGCGCTGTATTTCGTCGCGGGCGTCGTGCTGAGCCTCCTGCCCTGTTCGTACCCGATGATTCCGATCGTATCCGCGATCATCATCGGCCAGGGGACGCGCGCGACGCACGCACGCGGCTTCGCGCTGTCGCTGACCTATGTGGTTGGCATGGCGCTGGTCTACACGGTCCTCGGTATTGCCGCGGCGCTGGTCGGACAGAGCCTCGGCGCGTGGCTGCAGAACCCGTGGGTGCTCGGCGCGTTCGGTGTGCTGCTCACAGCGTTCGCGGTGTCGCTGATCTCGGGTAAGGACATCGCGCTGCCCGAGCGCTGGCAGAACGGTGCGGCCGGAGCGTCGAGCGCGCGCCAGGGCGGCCACTTCGTGGCGGTTGCGGCGATGGGCGCATTGTCGGCGCTGGTCGTCGGCGCCTGCATGACGGCGCCGCTGTTCGCGGTGCTCGCTTTCATCGCACACACCGGCAATGCGCTGCTCGGCGGTGCGGCGCTGTTCGCGATGGGGCTGGGGCTCGGCGTGCCGCTGCTGATCGTCGGCATTGGCGCCGGGACGGTGCTGCCGCGTGCGGGCGCGTGGATGGACGGCGTGAAGGTGTTCTTCGGCATTGTGTTGCTCGCGGCCGCGCTGTGGATCGTGTGGCCCGTGCTGGCAGGCAGCCTGAAGATGGTGCTCGCCGCGTTGTGGCTGCTCATCGCGGCCGCGGCGCTTGGCCTGTTCACGCCGAATGCCGGCGCCGTGTCGATCTGGCGTCGGCTGGGCCGCGGCGTGGGCGCCGCGCTCGCGATCTGGGCGGCGACGCTGCTCGTCGGCCTTGCCGCGGGATCGACCGACCCCGTCAAACCGTTGGCCGTACTCGCGGCGCGCACGGTGGCATCGGGCGGCGC
This genomic interval carries:
- the rplE gene encoding 50S ribosomal protein L5, which produces MARFQEFYKEKVVPGLIEKFGYKSVMEVPRITKITLNMGLGEAIADKKIIENAVGDLTKIAGQKPVVTKARKAIAGFKIRQGYPIGAMVTLRGQAMYEFLDRFVTVALPRVRDFRGVSGRAFDGRGNYNIGVKEQIIFPEIDYDKIDALRGLNISITTTAKTDDEAKALLASFKFPFRN
- the rpsD gene encoding 30S ribosomal protein S4, yielding MARYIGPKAKLSRREGTDLFLKSARRSLADKCKLDSKPGQHGRTSGARTSDYGTQLREKQKVKRIYGVLERQFRRYFAEADRRKGNTGENLLQLLESRLDNVVYRMGFGSTRAEARQLVSHKSITVNGVVANVPSQQVKAGDIVAIREKAKKQARIVEALSLAEQGGMPSWVAVDAKKFEGTFKQMPERADIAGDINESLIVELYSR
- the rplX gene encoding 50S ribosomal protein L24; this translates as MNKIRKGDEVIVVTGKDKGKRGVVLAVGAEHVTVEGINLVKKHVKPNPMKGTTGGVEAKTMPLHISNVALVDANGKASRVGIKVEEGKKVRFLKTTGAVLSA
- the rplR gene encoding 50S ribosomal protein L18, which codes for MDKTQSRLRRARQTRIKIAELQVARLAVHRTNTHIYAQVFSPCGTKVLASASTLEAEVRAELADKSGKGGNVNAATLIGKRIAEKAKAAGIESVAFDRSGFRYHGRVKALAEAAREAGLKF
- the rpsK gene encoding 30S ribosomal protein S11, yielding MAKASNTAAQRVRKKVKKNVAEGVVHVHASFNNTIITITDRQGNALAWATSGGQGFKGSRKSTPFAAQVAAESAGRVAMEYGVKNLEVRIKGPGPGRESAVRALHGLGIKITAISGVTPIPHNGCRPPKRRRI
- the secY gene encoding preprotein translocase subunit SecY, encoding MANSPSLAKPGRSTAKFGDLRRRAMFLLLALIVYRIGAHIPVPGIDPDQLAKLFQSQAGGILGMFNMFSGGALSRFTIFALGIMPYISASIIMQLLAIVSPQLEALKKEGQAGQRKITQYTRYFTVVLATFQAFGIAAALENQPGLVTDPGMLFRLTTVVTLVTGTMFLMWLGEQITERGLGNGISIIIFGGIAAGFPNAVGGLFELVRTGSMSIISAIIIVVLIAAVTYLVVFIERGQRKILVNYAKRQVGNKIYGGQSSHLPLKLNMSGVIPPIFASSIILFPATILGWFSTGQPTGSWISNTLHNVAEALKPGQPVYVLLYTLAIVFFCFFYTALVFNSRETADNLKKSGAFVPGIRPGDQTARYIDRILTRLTLAGAIYIVFVCLLPEFLVLRWNVPFYFGGTSLLIIVVVTMDFMAQVQSYVMSQQYESLLKKANFKGGNIPMR
- a CDS encoding DNA-directed RNA polymerase subunit alpha, with the protein product MQTSLLKPKIIAVESLGENHARVVMEPFERGYGHTLGNALRRVLLSSMVGYAPTEVTIAGVVHEYSTLDGVQEDVVNLLLNLKGVVFKLHNRDEVTVTLRKEGEGVVTAGDIELAHDCEVINPNHVIAHLSKGGKLDVQIKIEKGRGYVPGNVRRYGEDTAKIIGRIVLDASFSPVRRVSYAVESARVEQRTDLDKLVMNIETSGVITPEEAIRQSARILVDQLSVFAALEGTETAAEAPSRAPQIDPILLRPVDDLELTVRSANCLKAENIYYIGDLIQRTENELLKTPNLGRKSLNEIKEVLASRGLTLGMKLENWPPAGLDK
- the rpmJ gene encoding 50S ribosomal protein L36, giving the protein MKVMASVKRICRNCKIIKRKGVVRVICSSDPRHKQRQG
- the rpsM gene encoding 30S ribosomal protein S13 → MARIAGVNIPNHQHTEIGLTAIFGVGRTRSRSICVAAGVDFSKKVKDLTDADLEKLREEVGKFVVEGDLRREVTMNIKRLMDLGCYRGVRHRKGLPMRGQRTRTNARTRKGPRRAAQALKK
- the rpmD gene encoding 50S ribosomal protein L30, whose protein sequence is MSEKTVKVQLVKSLIGTRESHRATVRGLGLRRLNSVSELQDTPAVRGMINKVSYLVKVIA
- the cutA gene encoding divalent-cation tolerance protein CutA, translated to MIVVLMLTTVPDAATAAVLADGALDARFAACVSELGAIKSRYHWQGKVETADEIQLLFKTSPMRALELERFILAHHPYETPEIVSWQATASAAYGQWVTSETQRLFHV
- the rpsN gene encoding 30S ribosomal protein S14, with amino-acid sequence MAKLALIEREKKRARLVAKFAAKRDALKAIVEDQSKSEEERYEARLELQQLPRNANPTRQRNRCAITGRPRGTFRKFGLARNKIREIAFRGEIPGLTKASW
- the rplO gene encoding 50S ribosomal protein L15; protein product: MELNNLKPAAGAKHAKRRVGRGIGSGLGKTAGRGHKGQKSRSGGFHKVGFEGGQMPLQRRLPKRGFTSLTKEFVGEVRLGDLEKLPVDEIDLLALKQAGLVGELTKSAKIIATGELKRKIVVKGLGATKGARAAIEAAGGSFAE
- the rpsH gene encoding 30S ribosomal protein S8; its protein translation is MSMSDPIADMLTRIRNAQMVEKVSVAMPSSKVKVAIAQVLKDEGYIDDFAVKAEGAKAELNIALKYYAGRPVIERLERVSKPGLRVYRGRNDIPQVMNGLGVAIVSTPKGVMTDRKARATGVGGEVICYVA
- the rpsE gene encoding 30S ribosomal protein S5, translating into MAKMQAKVQADERDDGLREKMISVNRVTKVVKGGRILGFAALTVVGDGDGRIGMGKGKAKEVPVAVQKAMEQARRNMFKVPLKNGTLQHEVHGKHGASAVLLAPAKAGTGVIAGGPMRAVFDVMGVQNVVAKSHGSTNPYNLVRATLDGLRKQSTPADIAAKRGKSVEEILG
- the infA gene encoding translation initiation factor IF-1, producing the protein MAKDDVIQMQGEVIENLPNATFRVKLENGHVVLGHISGKMRMHYIRILPGDKVTVELTPYDLSRARIVFRAK
- the dsbD gene encoding protein-disulfide reductase DsbD; this encodes MFNGMTLPVRVRALRFLAVLLSFVLLLGGLSVARAADDFLDPSVAFKFSASEAPGQVDVRFKVANGYYLYRERFAFAVKSGQATLGEPQFPAGHVKFDQTFQKEVETYRDEVVVHVPVKQASGPFELTVTSQGCADEGICYPPAEHVVKVDGAALGAAVSSSGEAAAAGSWFDKVTSADFAQSLLEGHGFFTIIALYFVAGVVLSLLPCSYPMIPIVSAIIIGQGTRATHARGFALSLTYVVGMALVYTVLGIAAALVGQSLGAWLQNPWVLGAFGVLLTAFAVSLISGKDIALPERWQNGAAGASSARQGGHFVAVAAMGALSALVVGACMTAPLFAVLAFIAHTGNALLGGAALFAMGLGLGVPLLIVGIGAGTVLPRAGAWMDGVKVFFGIVLLAAALWIVWPVLAGSLKMVLAALWLLIAAAALGLFTPNAGAVSIWRRLGRGVGAALAIWAATLLVGLAAGSTDPVKPLAVLAARTVASGGAAATAGQDGPAFASVRSSGELDALLKTSGQPVMLDFYADWCVSCKEMEHLTFTDARVQARLAQLHLVRADVTANNPDDQALLKRFNLFGPPGIIFFDRNGNEIGRVVGYQAAETFLRSLDRAAVPTV
- the rplQ gene encoding 50S ribosomal protein L17, which gives rise to MRHRHGLRKLNRTSSHRLAMLRNMSNSLIEHEVIKTTLPKAKELRKVVEPLITLGKKPSLANRRLAFNRLRDRDSVAKLFDVLGPRFANRPGGYLRVLKFGFRVGDNAPMALVELLDRPEVDETENVQEAE
- the rplF gene encoding 50S ribosomal protein L6, encoding MSRVGKSPIALQGAEVKLADGAITVKGPLGTITQAINPLVNVANNDGTLNLAPVDESREANALSGTMRAIIANAVHGVTKGFERKLTLVGVGYRAQAQGDKLNLSLGFSHPVVHQMPEGVKAETPTQTEIVIKGINKQQVGQVAAEVRGYRPPEPYKGKGVRYSDEVVILKETKKK